The genomic interval CTATCCCTTAGGCAAGGCGAAACAGAAGGACGGTGTGGTGAATCTCGCCCTTGGTCTCGGCAAGACCATTGTCGACAACGGTGTGAGTCTGCAGTTCTGCCCCGTGTATCCCACGGTGCATCCGCAGTTCGGCACCACGAAGGATCTGTTTCAGAATTCGCAGACGATGTTCTGGGCGGTCGATCTGCGTTCGGATATCGTCCGAAAATATCCGACCGAGGACGAGTACATGGTGCGGCTCAACATTCAGGACGCCGAGCGGCACGGAGCGCTGACACATATCGCGTCCACGTATTCGGCCGAGAACGACTGCATGTACGAGGGTGTGTTCCGCAAGGGTCCGCGTGTCATCAACTTTGCGCCGCTGCTCAAGTCGCGCGTGATGCCGCTCACCGATGTGGTGCGTATGCTGGTGTCGATCTGCGAGACGGCGATGAACTGTCCGGTGGAGATGGAGTTTGCCGTGCGGCTCGGCGAAAAGGAGGCCATGCCCGCGCAGTTCAGTTTCCTGCAGGTGCGGCCGATGGTGAAGCAGGAGGGTGGTCCGGCAGTCGATCTGTCGTCGCTTGATCAGGGCGATGTGCTGCTGCGCACCACGCAGGCGCTGGGCAACGGCGTGCACACGGTGCGCGACGTGGTGTACGTCAAACCGGAGGTGTTCGACGCGATGCGCACGCGCGAGATGGTGAAGGAGATCGCCGCGTTGAACGCGCAGCTTGTGCGTGAACAGCGGCCGTACCTGCTCATCGGTCCGGGCCGCTGGGGTTCGTCCGATCCGTCGCTCGGCATACCGGTAAAATTCCCCGACATCTCCGGCGCGCGCGCGATCGTGGAGACCTCGCTGCCGAACATGATCATCGATCCCTCGCAGGGTTCACACTTCTTCCAGAATCTCACGTCGTTCCACATCATGTATTTCACGCTGCGCCACTACACGGCGGGGCAGGAGATCGACTGGGCCTGGCTCGATGCCGCCGCCGCGGAAACGGAGGCGCGTTTCACGCGCCACGTGCGCCTCGACGACGACCTCCGCATTCTTGTGGACGGCCGCAGCGGCGAAGGTGTGGTGATGAAAAAGAGCCGCGGCTGATCCACCGCGGGCGACCGTACAACACGTCGCTGCTCCATCGTCCGGGCGGCCTTCCCTCCGCTTCCACTGTTTTGCAACGGAAGTGCCGGCATGTATTTTCCGGACGATTCCCCACATACTGAAATTCACAAGGAGGTCCCATGCAGCTCGGCGCATTTTCCATCAGTCTCACAGTGAAAGACATACATGCCTCGGTCGCGTTCTACGAAAAATTCGGTTTTACATACAAGGGTGGCGACATCACGCAGAACTGGATCGTGCTGAAAAACGGCGAACACGTGATCGGCCTGTTCCAGGGCATGTTCGACAAAAACATGCTCACATTTAATCCGGGCTGGGATCAGAGCGCGCAGCTCGTGCCCGGTTTCACCGATGTGCGCGAATTGCAGAAACGCCTCAAGGAGCAAGGTGTGCAGCTTGTGGTGGAGGCCGACGAGAGCACGACGGGTCCGGCCTACTTCGTCGTGCACGATCCCGACGGCAATCCCATCCTTGTGGACCAGCACGTCTGAAAGGAGCGCACATGCACACTCTGCAGCAACTCGTGATTTTGGCCACGCGCACGGTGCCCCGGAACTCACTCAGGCGGTCGCACCTCGCCAAGCTCGGTGTGACACATCATCTCGTTAGACCTTTGCTCCTTTGCGTCTGGGTGGCCTGCACCGCAACGGTTTGTGCGCAGACGTCCTCGACGGACTACGACAGCACACTCGCGAAACGCCTGGGCGCGGATGCGCGCGGCATGAAGAAGTACGTGTTTGTGCTGTTGAAGACCGGCCCCACGCCCGTGCCCAAGGGACCGGAACGCGACGAGATGTTCAAGGGCCATTTTGCGAACATGAACCGTCTCGCGGAGGCGGGTGTGCTGGTGCACGCCGGCCCGTTCGACGGCGTCGAAGGCTGGCGCGGCGCCTTCATCCTCAACGTGCCCGACATCGAAACCGCCAAGACCCACGTCGCCACCGATCCCGTCATCATCAACGGCGAGATGATTGCGGAATACCACGTGCATTACGGCTCCGCCGCGCTGATGATCGTCAACGAGACGCATAAGCGGCTGGAGAAGCCGCATTGAACGGAAGCGGTGTGGGAATGACGCGACGTGGAAAGTAGCAAAGTGGAAAGTAGCAAAGCGGCGCGTGCCGACAGCCGCACATTCCACTTTCCTACCTTGCTACTTTGCTACCTTCCTCCATGTTCGCTGCTCGATAAAACACAAGGCGCCCCGCGGGGCGCCTTGTGTGTAACAGCGTGTTGATGAGAGAAGGGGATCAGACGATACCCTGCGCCATCATGGCGTCGGCAACCTTGATGAAGCCGGCGATGTTTGCGCCGTTGACGTAGTTGCCCGGCGTGCCGTATTCGTTGGCGGCATGGACGCTGGCTTCGTGGATGCTCTTCATGATGTTGAAGAGATGGCGGTCCACTTCCTCGCGCGTCCAGCTCATGCGAATGGAGTTCTGGCTCATTTCAAGACCGGAGGTTGCAACGCCGCCCGCGTTTGCCGCCTTGCCCGGACCGTACAGAATATTATTGTCGATGAACACCTTGATTCCTTCGGGTGTGGTCGGCATGTTTGCGCCTTCCGATACGCAGAAGCAGCCGTTCTTCACGAGTGTCTCGGCGTTTGCGCCGTCGAGTTCGTTCTGCGTCGCGCAGGGGAGTGCGATGTCGCACGGCACGTCCCACACGCTGCCGCTCTCGTGATATTCGACGCCCGGATACTTGTCCGCATACTCGCTGATGCGGCCGCGGCGGTTGTTCTTCAGATCCATCACGAATTCCCACTTCTCGCCGGTGATGCCGTTCGGGTCGTGGATCCAGCCGTTCGAATCGGAAAGGGTGACGCACTTGCCGCCGAGCTGATTCACTTTCTCGACCGCATACTGGGCGACGTTGCCGGAACCCGACACGACGACCGTCTTGCCTTCGATGCTCAGGCCGCGTGTGCCGAGCATGTTCGCCGCGAAGTACACCGCGCCGTAACCGGTGGCTTCCGGACGGATGAGCGAGCCGCCCCACGAGAGGCCCTTGCCCGTGAGCACACACTCGAAACGATTCACGATGCGCTTGTACTGGCCGTACATAAAGCCGATTTCACGGCCGCCCACGCCGATGTCGCCGGCGGGCACGTCGGTGTTCGGACCGATGTGACGGTACAACTCGGTCATGAAGCTCTGCGTGAAACGCATCACTTCGAGATCGGTCTTGCCTTTCGGATCAAAATCGGAACCGCCCTTGCCGCCGCCCATCGGGAGCGTGGTGAGGGAGTTTTTGAACACCTGCTCGAATCCGAGGAACTTCAAAATGCTGAGATTGACACTCGGGTGAAAACGCAGACCGCCCTTGTAGGGCCCGATCGCGCTGTTGAATTCGATGCGATACCCGCGGTTCACTTGCACATCACCGTTGTCGTCCACCCACGGCACACGGAACATCAATACCCGCTCCGGTTCGGTGATGCGCTCCAGGATCTTTGCTTTGCGATACTCAGGGTGCTTCTCGATGACAGGGAAGATAGAACCGACAACTTCCTCGACAGCCTGGATGAACTCGGGCTGGTTCGGATTCTTCGCCTTGACTTCCGACATGAAGGATTCAAAAGCGGCTGACATACGATCTCCTGAAAATGTGAGGGGGGAGTGGGTGGAGATATGTGGGGGTGATGTGTCGCGGAAGAACAGTGCAAAGCTACACAAGCGCGCAACCAAAAAGAAAGGGCTTTGAGGACAAATAGAGTGCATTTAGGGGTATTTGTGTCGCTGCGCGGGCGAAGCGTAAATTGCGGCACAACCACGCGCCTCCGCGCATTTCCTCCCGACGATATTCCCGCGCACGACGGCCACGGCCGGCAGGCACAGGGCGACACCATGAAACGCGAACTGCTCAAACGCGACGAACTCAAGGATGTGATCCTCGATGCGGGCATCCCCTCGCATTTCGTCGATACACACGAACTGGACTTCAAGGATCTGATGCGCGTGCGCATCAACAACATCCTGCTTGTCTCCAGCCGCTACGATTTTTACACGCTCGTCGACGACGGCCAGCTCACCGAGGCCATCATCAGCGAGTACCTCGATCTCAACCTGCATTACGCGCCGCTCATCACGCGCGTGTATTCGGGCGAGGCGGCGCTCGACGCGCTGCGCAGGCAGCCCTTCGACCTCGTGATCACGATGCAGCGCCTCGGCGACATGCGGCTGCGCACCTTCTGCGTCGAGGCGCGCAAGATCGCGCCAGATCTGACCCTCGTGCTGCTCGCGTATCAGTCGCGCGAATTCCAGATGCTGCTCGAGCGCGACAACCTCTCGCTCTTCGACCGCACCTTCATCTGGTCGGGCGACCGCAAGCTCTTCCTCGCGCTGATCAAGGTGTTCGAGGATCTCGAGAACGCGCCCATCGACTGCCTCGACTTCGGCGTCCGGGCCATGATCCTTGTCGAGGACTCGCCGATGTTTTATTCCTCGTACATGCCGCTGATCTACACCGAAATGATACAGCAGGGACAGAACCTTATCGAGGAGGGCAAGAACTTCGCCGACAAGCTGCTGCGGCAGCGCGCGCGCCCGAAAATCCTGCATGCGACCACCTACGAGGAGGCGTGGGACTTCTTCAAAAAATACCGCGGCGTGCTGCTGGGCATCGTCACCGACCTGAAGTTCCGCATCGGCGATGAACTGAAGGAGAACGCGGGCCTCACCTTCATCGAACGCGTGCGCGCCGAGATGAAGGATCTGCCGATACTTGTGCAGTCGGCGCAGGTCGAGCTGCAGGAAAGCGTCGAGGCGCAGAACTGCACCTTCGTCGACAAGTACAGCCGCACGCTGCTGCAGGAGGTGCGGGAGTTCATGAAACAGAACTTCGGTTTCGGGGAGTTCATCTTCCGCCTGCCCGACGGCACCGAGGTCGAGCGCGCGCGCAACATCCGCGAACTGCGCCGCAAGCTGCGCGAGGTGCCCGATTCCTGCCTGCTGTATCACGCCTCGAACAATCACTTCTCGAACTGGCTCATGGCGCGCACTCGCTTCCAGCTCGCCGAGATGCTGAAGCCGATCAAGATCACGCAGTTCGCCGATCCCGAGGAACTGCGCGCCTACATGATCGATCAGATCGACCAGCTCGTGATCCACGACAACCGCGGTATCATCTCCGATTTCTCGCGCGACGAGTACGATCCGCACGCGAAGTTCCAGCGCATCGGCGGCGGATCGCTGGGCGGCAAGGCCCGCGGCCTCGCCTTCATCGACACGATCTTTAAAACCTATCTCAAACCCGAGTACTTCCCGCGCGTGCGCATCGCGATTCCGAAAACATACGTGATATGCACCGACGTGTTCACCGAGTTCATGGAGATGAACGGGCTGCTGCCCATCGCGGTGCAGAATATTTCGGACGAGGAAATCGTCGATCATTTCCTGCATGCAAAATTTCCACGCGAGATCGAGGAGGATCTGCGCCTCATCATCAGCGCCAACCACTATCCGCTTGCGGTGCGCTCGTCGTCGCTGCTCGAGGACACGCTGTACCAGCCCTTCGCGGGAATCTATTCCACGTTGATGCTGCCCAACAGCAACCGCAATCCCGAGGTGCGCTATCAGCGCCTCGTGCAGGCCATCAAGTTCGTCTTCGCCTCCACCTACTTCCGCGGCGCGAAAAACTATATCGAGGCCACGGGCCACCGCATGGAGGAGGAGAAGATGGCCGTGGTGATACAGCAGATCACCGGCAAACGCTACGACCACTTTTTCTACCCGCACTTCTCGGGTGTGGCCCGCTCGTACAACTACTACCCGTTCGGCGACGCGAAACAGGACGACGGCATCGTGAACCTCGCCGTCGGTCTCGGCAAGACCATCGTCGACGGGGGATTGAGCGTCACCTACTGCCCCGAGTATCCCGCGGTGCTGCCGCAGTTCATGTCGCAGAAGGACTACTTCAACAACTCGCAGCGCCGTTTCTATGCGCTGGATCTCGGCGGCGATATCGTCATGCGCCATCCTGTGGAGGACCAGAACCTCGTCTCTGTCGACATCAAGGTGGCCGAGCGGCACAACTCGCTGCGTTTCCTCGCCTCGACGTATGATTTCCAGAACGACGCGCTGTACGAGGGCACCTTCCGCACCGGACACCGCGTGATCAACTTCGCGCCGCTGCTGCAGTCCGACATCGTGCCCGTCAACAAAGTTGTGCGCCTGCTGCTGCGACTCTGCGAGACGGCGATGAACTGTCCGGTGGAGATAGAATTCGCGGGCACGCTCGACGACGAGAGCGGCCTGCCTGCGGACTTCAGCTTCCTGCAGGTGCGGCCCATGGTCAAGGAGGAAGGATTCTTCGAGACGGAAGCGCGCGCGGTGGATGCCGCGGACCTGCTTCTGCAGAGCGACAAGGCCCTCGGCAACGGCGTGTCGCGGCTCAGCGACATCGTGTTCGTGAAACCCGATGTGTTCGATCACGCGAAGACCCGCGACATGGCCGTCGAGATCGACGCCATGAACCGCGCGCTCACCGACGAAGGCCGGCAGTATCTGCTCATCGGACCCGGCCGCTGGGGCTCCAGCGATCCCTGGCTCGGCATTCCCGTCAAGTTCACCAACATCTCCTCGGCGCGCGCCATCGTCGAGAATTCCCTGCCGAACATGATTCCGGATCCCTCGCAGGGCTCGCATTTCTTTCAGAATCTCACGTCCTTCCGCATCGCGTACTTCACACTTCGGCATTACAAGGAATCGGATGTGATAGACTGGGACTGGCTCAACGGACTCGAGACCGTCGCGGAATCGACCTTCGTCAAACACGTGCGCGCCCCGCGCGACCTCGAGGTGCGCGTGAACGGGCAGACGGGGAAGGGTGTGATCGTCAAATACGCGGACGTCCCCGGCGAATAAAGACACAGTGGTCCGAAAATAAAAAGGCCGCTCGACGAGCGGCCTTTTCCATGTTCTTCAGCGAGCGGTCAGGGCGCCAGGAACACTTCCTTGATGATCGTGTTGCATTCCACGAAGCGGACCTCGTACTGCTTAGTCGTGTATCCGTTCTTGCTGACACGCACCACGTACGTCATCGGCGCGCGTAGGCCCTGCTTGATGTAGGTGCCTTCCGACGCCGTGTAGCCCGAGTACAACCAGGCGCTGCTTGTGCCGATTTCCACCAACGCGTCGTTGAGCCACGTGTTTGTGGTGGAATCCTTCACACGCACCTTCAACGTCGCGTTGTCGCAACTGTCGACCGACTGCTGCAGCAGTCCGAGCGTATGTGAGTACTGCTCGTTGCAGCCGATGCGGAAACCGAACTCGCGCGACTTGTAGCCCGTCTTGATGATGGAGATCTGGTACTCACCCTCGCAACGGTTCGTGAAGAGCACCTGGCCCGCGCCGCGATTGTCTCCGCCGGTGCTCTGCGTGGCGACAAGCGAGCTGCCCTTCCAGAGCTTCACGGTGGCGCCGTTCAACGCAGCGCGTGTGGTGGAGTCGATAATCGTGAAGTTGATCGAACCCTGGCAGCAACTGTCGTTGCTTCCGGAGGACTGCAGGCGGGGATCGTCGGTCTTGGTTTCGTTGCATCCGACCGCGATCTCGTATTCCTTCACGAGGAAGCCCTCTTTCTGTATGCGCACCGCGTAGGTGCCGGGGCAGAGGCCGTCGAAACTTGTGCCGGCCTGGGTCGTCGTCTGCGGACCGTACGTGGTGCCGCCCTTGCTCAGCTTCACCGACGCGCCGACGAGCACGCTGTTGTTGGCCTGACTCATCGGAATGATGGTGAGCACGGAATGGCAGCACGAGTCGCCCGCGGCGGCCGTGAGTGAGCGATCAACCTGTTTGATCTCGCTGCAGCCCATGACCACGTCGAACTCCTGCACCTGATAGCCGTCCTTGGCGATGCGCACCCAGTACGTGCCCGGGCACATCTCATAAAACACCGCGCCGCTGTCGGTGGATGATTTGTAGCGCGCGTCGCCGCCCTGTTTCTGCACCTTGATGGACGCGCCGATCAGGATGGCGTTGTTGGCCGCGCTGCGCGCGATCACCGTCAGCACGCCGCGGCAGCAGGAATCTTCACCACCCGTGGTGGTCGCTTCCATGCGGATGTCCATGCTTGTGCTGTCGCAGAACTGTATCGTGGCGTTCCGCTCGACGACGCGGTATCCCGTCTTCGCGATGCGGAGCGAGTAGCTGCCCGCGATGAGGTAATTGAATTCGAGGTATCCTGTCGCGTCGGTGGTGGTGGTGCTGACGAGCACGCCGTTGCGCTTCAGGCGCACTTCGGCGCCGCTCAGCGCGGCGAGTGTTGTGATATCGCGGATGGTGAGCTTCAGACTGCCGCAGGCGCTGTCGACGTGAGTCATCAGCAGCACGGCGCCTCCTCCTCCGCTGACGGACTGCAGCGGCGCGACATACGACTTGAAGTCGCCATGTGACACGCGGACAATCAGGCCCGATTTGTCGGTGGGCAGGGTCGAGAGTGTAAAGATGCCGAAGTCGTCGCTGGTGTCGACGGCGACCAACGCGTTCGCCGAGGTCACGGCGGTCACGATGGCGTTCGGCACGCCGTATCCCTGTTCATCCTTCGCGATGCCCGTGATGGTGTCGCCCAGTGCGGGTGCCGTGCCCGGTTCGTCCTTGCACGACGAAAGAAGCAACACAAGGGCAAACGAGCCGATGACGAGCGGGAGAAAACGCTGTGTCGCGATGCGCATCAGTGGAACTCCTTTAATGGTATGGAGATATCGTTTGGGAGGTGCTGCGCGGATCGGACACGGCGCGTGTGTTGCGGATCCGATCAAACTTACAAAAAAAGATATGAAACAGGAAAATATCCGGTCGTGGGAGACCGGATCCGATCCGTCAAATAACAGACAATCGGCATCCCCAAATCCTGACAAAACGGACCGGATTTCTTTCAGGAGTGTGTATATTCGCAAAGAACTTAGACGGACGCGCATGCAACCCTACGAAATCGCCACTCTCTCGCTGTACGCCGCGTATTCCGCCATGCAGGCGGTGCGGGCGTTGATTGCTCCGGGCAAATACAAGGAAGCCGAGCTGCGCTTCTACAAAACCGGGAAACCCGACCTCTTCGACGCGCTCGTATTCGCCTTAACTGGCGCGGCGCTTATCGCCCTGATCCTGCATTTCACCGCCGAGCGCGCGCGTATGGGGCAGCTCCTGCTCTATGTGCAGGTCATCCTCTTTGCGGCGACACTCCCGCTCAACTTTCTGCCCTTCCTGCGCGAACGCACAAAAAGCACACTGAACCGCAAATCGACGGCCGACTACAAAGCGAGTGGTTTGAAAAAGCTCGTTCTCATCGCCGTGACCGTACTGGCGCCGTTCATCTTCACGCGCTGATCCCGTGGGATTCGGGCAACGTAAAGTAGCAAAGTAGCAAGGTGGTAAAGTAGCACCGATGTGAGTTTGCCACGTTTCCACTTTGCTACCTTGCTACTTCTCCACGCTGCTACTTTCCACGCTCTTGTTATCGTCGGCGTCGCGGCGACAGCAGCCAGGCAAGGACGAACAGCGCCGTCGCGAGGAGCACGATGGTTGCGCCCGACGGCATGTTGAATTGATAAGCGAGCAGAAGGCCGCCCACTGAGGCGCCAATACCGAAGAGCACGGAGAGTGTCATCATCCAGCCGAAACGTCGCGTGAGCTGATAGGCCGAC from Ignavibacteriota bacterium carries:
- a CDS encoding VOC family protein, translating into MQLGAFSISLTVKDIHASVAFYEKFGFTYKGGDITQNWIVLKNGEHVIGLFQGMFDKNMLTFNPGWDQSAQLVPGFTDVRELQKRLKEQGVQLVVEADESTTGPAYFVVHDPDGNPILVDQHV
- the gdhA gene encoding NADP-specific glutamate dehydrogenase, with the protein product MSAAFESFMSEVKAKNPNQPEFIQAVEEVVGSIFPVIEKHPEYRKAKILERITEPERVLMFRVPWVDDNGDVQVNRGYRIEFNSAIGPYKGGLRFHPSVNLSILKFLGFEQVFKNSLTTLPMGGGKGGSDFDPKGKTDLEVMRFTQSFMTELYRHIGPNTDVPAGDIGVGGREIGFMYGQYKRIVNRFECVLTGKGLSWGGSLIRPEATGYGAVYFAANMLGTRGLSIEGKTVVVSGSGNVAQYAVEKVNQLGGKCVTLSDSNGWIHDPNGITGEKWEFVMDLKNNRRGRISEYADKYPGVEYHESGSVWDVPCDIALPCATQNELDGANAETLVKNGCFCVSEGANMPTTPEGIKVFIDNNILYGPGKAANAGGVATSGLEMSQNSIRMSWTREEVDRHLFNIMKSIHEASVHAANEYGTPGNYVNGANIAGFIKVADAMMAQGIV
- a CDS encoding histidine kinase, which gives rise to MHLGVFVSLRGRSVNCGTTTRLRAFPPDDIPAHDGHGRQAQGDTMKRELLKRDELKDVILDAGIPSHFVDTHELDFKDLMRVRINNILLVSSRYDFYTLVDDGQLTEAIISEYLDLNLHYAPLITRVYSGEAALDALRRQPFDLVITMQRLGDMRLRTFCVEARKIAPDLTLVLLAYQSREFQMLLERDNLSLFDRTFIWSGDRKLFLALIKVFEDLENAPIDCLDFGVRAMILVEDSPMFYSSYMPLIYTEMIQQGQNLIEEGKNFADKLLRQRARPKILHATTYEEAWDFFKKYRGVLLGIVTDLKFRIGDELKENAGLTFIERVRAEMKDLPILVQSAQVELQESVEAQNCTFVDKYSRTLLQEVREFMKQNFGFGEFIFRLPDGTEVERARNIRELRRKLREVPDSCLLYHASNNHFSNWLMARTRFQLAEMLKPIKITQFADPEELRAYMIDQIDQLVIHDNRGIISDFSRDEYDPHAKFQRIGGGSLGGKARGLAFIDTIFKTYLKPEYFPRVRIAIPKTYVICTDVFTEFMEMNGLLPIAVQNISDEEIVDHFLHAKFPREIEEDLRLIISANHYPLAVRSSSLLEDTLYQPFAGIYSTLMLPNSNRNPEVRYQRLVQAIKFVFASTYFRGAKNYIEATGHRMEEEKMAVVIQQITGKRYDHFFYPHFSGVARSYNYYPFGDAKQDDGIVNLAVGLGKTIVDGGLSVTYCPEYPAVLPQFMSQKDYFNNSQRRFYALDLGGDIVMRHPVEDQNLVSVDIKVAERHNSLRFLASTYDFQNDALYEGTFRTGHRVINFAPLLQSDIVPVNKVVRLLLRLCETAMNCPVEIEFAGTLDDESGLPADFSFLQVRPMVKEEGFFETEARAVDAADLLLQSDKALGNGVSRLSDIVFVKPDVFDHAKTRDMAVEIDAMNRALTDEGRQYLLIGPGRWGSSDPWLGIPVKFTNISSARAIVENSLPNMIPDPSQGSHFFQNLTSFRIAYFTLRHYKESDVIDWDWLNGLETVAESTFVKHVRAPRDLEVRVNGQTGKGVIVKYADVPGE
- a CDS encoding carboxypeptidase regulatory-like domain-containing protein, with protein sequence MRIATQRFLPLVIGSFALVLLLSSCKDEPGTAPALGDTITGIAKDEQGYGVPNAIVTAVTSANALVAVDTSDDFGIFTLSTLPTDKSGLIVRVSHGDFKSYVAPLQSVSGGGGAVLLMTHVDSACGSLKLTIRDITTLAALSGAEVRLKRNGVLVSTTTTDATGYLEFNYLIAGSYSLRIAKTGYRVVERNATIQFCDSTSMDIRMEATTTGGEDSCCRGVLTVIARSAANNAILIGASIKVQKQGGDARYKSSTDSGAVFYEMCPGTYWVRIAKDGYQVQEFDVVMGCSEIKQVDRSLTAAAGDSCCHSVLTIIPMSQANNSVLVGASVKLSKGGTTYGPQTTTQAGTSFDGLCPGTYAVRIQKEGFLVKEYEIAVGCNETKTDDPRLQSSGSNDSCCQGSINFTIIDSTTRAALNGATVKLWKGSSLVATQSTGGDNRGAGQVLFTNRCEGEYQISIIKTGYKSREFGFRIGCNEQYSHTLGLLQQSVDSCDNATLKVRVKDSTTNTWLNDALVEIGTSSAWLYSGYTASEGTYIKQGLRAPMTYVVRVSKNGYTTKQYEVRFVECNTIIKEVFLAP